TTTTCTCCCACCTGTCCCAAAGTCAGAAACTCAGAGGAGGAAACTCCTTTTGGATCAGGTTAAGAAAATGGATCACCGtaatcttcttttctctcttggcTCCCAGGGCTTTTGTACAAATCAAGAGTGTGACAACACATTTGcgaacaggcacacacacacacccattgtGTGTCCAGTATGTTCGAGCCCTTTGACTGAAAGCCACGCAATGTCTTTAAGGCtttcctgtatgtgtgtgtgtgtgtgtgtttagaaaaGTCTTGAGGCAAGGCTATACTGTGGCATATTGCAtaaatcaccatcatcaccacaaTGATGTTAGAATTACCCATCAAATCTAAAATCGTGTTAGCATTCTTTGTTATCAACAGTGAGGACTGAAAAAAGTCCTTCCCTGCGTGTGAGACGATGATAGAACGAAGAGTGAAGGGGAACATTAAGTGCAAGTCAATTAGTATGTCTGAGtgtgggggttgtgtgtgtgtgtttgtgatgaagggggggcggggggggtgtgagaACAGCACTCAGAGGGGAGTGTGTAGCTCTGTGAATTGGTGTGGCGGGgtagaggaggtggaggaggaggaggtggtgttgGGCGTGGGGATGTTTGCCAGACGGGACGAGGGGGAGTCGGACTGCTGAAGTTCCTCCAGCTTCTTCAAGTACTCGTCTCGGAGGGCCAACAGTTCCATGTAGCGCTGCTCCACCGGACTTTgctgctgcaacacacacacacacacgttactgACAGGTACACAGCTCCTGGTGCATCCAGTAACACAATCCACATGGCAATCTAATCTATGTgtcaaatttagatttttttgacAGTTCATCCTTGGTAAACTATTGGCACACTATTCAGATAAGACGGTATCAAATCATGCACAGAAGAAACAGTTGTTATGagtagattagattagattagattatgtTTTTGTTGGAGTATCACTTGTAGTTATGGCTACCGACTTTGTCTATACTAACTTACTAATGCATACCAAACTACGATCTGAGTGATCGGCTTCCCCCTTTTTGGTCACATGTTAAACTGCCACTGGTTCTTTTCACTTGTGAAGAAAGTTCTCAGCATCTTCTGCAGGAACGTGAAGCCACACTTCTAAGCAGCTTCTAAAGTACTGTCCACACCGCATTAATACTCTGGGTTTTTACTCATGTAGGACCGTTTTCTGTAATTTGTGAATAATAAGCCATCTGAATTGCCTTTACAGTAAAATTATAGGACACAGATTtcctaaaacaaaaaggttgtCTTGCAGCATACCACATGACTGATGTGCCAAATCAGTTCCACAAACCACACATTAAAACCGCCAGCTGCTATAGCCACTACCTGCTGTCGAATGCGCGGGTTCCAGCGGATGTAGTACGTCACCCACAGCTCTAGGTGGCGCATGCTGGCGACGGGGTAGAGGACCCTGCCAGACTCAGGGGTGTAGAAGGGATTCAAGTACATCTCCATCCTGCTGTTCACCAGAGACCACAGGGATACAGTCTTCGACCTCACCTCCTGCTCAACAGAAAGAGGGCATGGTTGTGAGACGCCGCCTAAGGAAAAGTGGGAGTTTTCCGAGGGCGCGCGTATCCCTGTCTTACGTGCTGGTCTCGTGCACTCTCGCAGTTGTAGAGGAAAGTCCCGAAGCGGCAGCTGTAGAGGTGGTCCAGGATGGTCAGTAGGAGGCGCTCATTGAACTCGAAGGCTGTCGGAAACTGAGAGGagaagttgtgtgtgttttaagtaaaaaaagaaaaacaattatatagatataattgttttttttttggttgcagatCAAAACAAAGCAGCCAACAAAAGGATGCCTATTAATACATTTCATTCTGTGCATACGTCAAACACCATTAGATCTCTCATAGATTCCTGTTCTACAAGAACATAACATTTATAAAGACCAAATGTGAAATAATAATCCCCAGCAGTGGAAGCATTGAGCTCACCGTCTGTTCTTGAGAGATCCAACAACGCTCAGAGGTGTAATATGCTGACCATTAAGCCTTGCATTAAATGTGTCACATaagtatatttgtatttatatttaaccaTTGGGTATTATGGTCCAGTTTTATGTTTGATCTTTAAATGTAATGACTCAGTCATGGATTGCTGAGTGCGGTTTCATTCGTGAGTGAAAACATCAGTTCCGTGCTTTAATGGTTTGTGTTACAGTGAGAACCAGCGGTCCGAAGCACGCCAAGACTTTCCACCGTTACTTGATCAGGAAGTGCTACTCTACTGTACGAGACGTGGATGAGGCCATCGTCACGTCGTTGGTTCGTGAACTGCAGTCACAAAGCATTGAGCTCAGCGCGTCATCGCATGACGTGTACGTGATTGGTTAAGTGGTTTTTGACAACAGTAAAACCTCCGATTTATATATTTAGCAGTCAGTGCAACCAAACCCTCTTTGCACTGGTTGCTAGGACCAATGGGATTGAAGTAGTCTTTTCAAGGGCTTGTGTGtgatttaataaaatgaaaccTGCGCTAGTGCCACGAGCAGTAGATGTGAAGGTCTGACTAATGTAGAACAGCCTTGGAGTGGTTCACATGAGTGCAACTGGCTCACCTGCATGTGACAAACATACCTGTTTAGTCATCTGCCACACGCAGTCGATGAACTGAACGAAGATGGGTGACCTGTCCTGATCTGCGTGGTTTTTGTCGCCGTGGCCTATCcgctagaaacacacacaccggatTAACAGGAGCCATTTccatttacatttgaatgttgcTTTAGTAATATCTGAAAGcggattctttaaaaaaaaaaaaatcatttaagaGTTCCTTACAGAGGCAAACTTGTGCCCAAAGCTGATCCATTCCTTCTCAATCAGCACCTGAAACGACACCCATCACAATGTATCGGTTCTTTGCCGCATGGCTGACATCCAATTACGAGTAGGcacaataaaagcctccacCCGAGCTTACTGTGCTGCACAAACTGACCTGGAACCCGCGCAGCGTGCGGTAGTGACTGTCCAGCATCAGCATGGCCAGAGAGGTGAGCTGAGCGGTCCGGTCCCAGCCGTCGCTGCAGTGCACCACCACCGAGTTCCCGCTGGACACCTTGTCAGCTACCTGTATGGCCCCCGACAACACCAGCtgcgcgcacatacacacacacacacacacatttactttaGACCATGAGCCATAAAGACATACCAGAAGAAATGAAGATATTTGGATTATTTTCCCCTTCACCTTGACGTGTTCGAGCCAGTGTGTCGACTCAAGACTGGAAAGCCAATGAGATTCCTCCACGTTGGGGTAGACGATGTCTTTCAGTTTCTTCAGGGACTCCCTCATGACGTGGATGTTCTGGATGTCCAGGAAGACGAGTTCTGCATTCTGGTACTCGTCGCCCTCGTAGCCTCCTCCTGTGGCCTGGAGCCGtgatttcatattcatattcacgatttcttttacatttaacatttttggaTATACTAtgacagatttttttgtttttgtttttatttgagagGACGTCCCCTCTCCTCTGACCTTGTTGGCCACGGCATTGACGCTGGGTCGGGCGTCGTAGATGGTGAGCTTGGCGGTGTTGTTGGCTTCCCGGATCAAGTCCAGGTAGCGCTCGTCGTCCTTGTTCCTTTTCCCCGACATCCCGACCAGAGGCTGACTGCAGCGGGCGATCGACGCCTGGTTATCCCTGTGGATCCATGACAGCACCTGAGGCACAGAGAGGGGTCAGAGCTGTGGCAGGCAGACGCGCCGTTCTTCAGGCTGACCACGCTAAACTATCTAAATAGTTAGATATTGTATATACTTAGAATTGTTTGGCTCTGTAGAGGACGATCAGTGATCATGTAACCAAACCTCGGCAGACAGCTACTCCAACCACCGCCAAAATAGCCCAGTGCTGCGAGTGGTGAAGATTTTGCACGCAATGccaataaatatacataaaatgtCTTAATTGTCATACTCAATGTACTGCTGGGCGGTATGCCGGTATCAGATTTCCTTACGGTGTGAGTTTTTCACGTACCACCATACCGGTGttaacagctgttttttttggcaggcagcagaatttatttttacacatcagacGGTTGGAGATACTTGTCTtacgtgtatatatattaagtcaggattttgacatttttacaattattaACCCACAACAAATGCTCTTTAACAAGGTAAAACCTCACAACACAAGTATTTGACTTATCAATTTGTAACATTAATAATCAATCGTACATTATTAAAATGACCCCACAGAACTTGCAGCTTGCCCACTATCACAACAAGAAACTCCGCTAGACACACTAGACAACACAACTTGTGCTTTGCTGGAGGGTTTGTGTTCTGGTGGATCTGAAGTAaattagatcagaaaacgattcattgcaaagagctgcagcttctggcaacacaagcaacaacaacagcatctAACATGCGAACAATGTTTAACGCTGTTGAGGTGGCCAGTGGTCCTTTACAGCATCAATCAATGAATCTTTCAGAATCGTACACAATACCGTGATATGATTTTCAGGTTATACCACCCAGCCCTAACTTAATATGCAACGTAAATGTCATGATAAACAGAAGGCTTCAATCAGATGTGATCAGCATTTACCAATACTACGTCCAGCCATCAGTAATCATTGGACCTTTAAAACTAAAAGCAGCAAGATACCAAATGGGGAGCATTTCGATTGCCTCTCTCGGCTCTTAACATGGTGACACTGAGCCGGCTgctattttatttgaatgttcCGAACAGAAATTGTTTTAAACTGATCAAATATTTGCTCAACAGGGCTACTTTTAGTGAAAAGTGTAACGAAATAATTTTGCGGTGCTGTAACTGGTCTTTTGTTCATAATGAATGAAAGCCGTTCAGGGAGTATTATGCCTATTTGCTACAGTCCTGTTAGCATTCTAATAGTGCTGGGATATACTATGCCATCCAAATTTATCCAAAGCCTGAAAATTGGTATTCATCTTGTTGCTACTTGGCGTTGTTCTCACCGGGATGCGTCCTCTTGACCTGAAGGCAGCCACTCTCCTCAGGTCTTCATCTTTGCTTTCTTTGGGCACCGCCAGAACGGTGGGGTACGTGTCACACATCTCATAGATCTTATTGATGAACGAGATACGCCACTTGTTGTTAGGTAAGCCCTGTAAAAGACAACCATCGCCATTGGTTActcactgaaacacaaagaattATTCAAACTTTTCATTTAACTTCTAGTTCTGGGGACGCGATGACACCAGGAAATTGTGTCCAGCTGTCGCAACGCGAGTATGAGAGTATATTCTGTGCCACGGCTCCTCCTAACCTGCCGTCTGAACTCGTCCATGGGCTTGTAGATGTTCCAGCCGTTCTCCACGTACTTCTCCTGAGTCATATATGCAAACAGCGGCTggacggagggagagaaggagactcATCAGTGAACCGTAGACACACCAGGTGGGCTTTAAAGGGCCACCTTGTCATGTGCTTCTGGTTAAAAGAATAATAGGGACAACTAAAATTGCTCCAATATCTATTCATCAAATGGAGATTGCG
This sequence is a window from Pungitius pungitius chromosome 1, fPunPun2.1, whole genome shotgun sequence. Protein-coding genes within it:
- the mtm1 gene encoding myotubularin isoform X1, producing the protein MASPVSVYNASPMVDRLSSTSRESLKMELLADVSLLPGEERIIDKDIIYICPFNRAVKGKVLITNYRLYFKSSEADVVMALDVPLGAICRVEKMGGASSRGENSYGLEITCKDMRNLRFALKQGGHSRRDIFELLFKHAFPLSHGLPLFAYMTQEKYVENGWNIYKPMDEFRRQGLPNNKWRISFINKIYEMCDTYPTVLAVPKESKDEDLRRVAAFRSRGRIPVLSWIHRDNQASIARCSQPLVGMSGKRNKDDERYLDLIREANNTAKLTIYDARPSVNAVANKATGGGYEGDEYQNAELVFLDIQNIHVMRESLKKLKDIVYPNVEESHWLSSLESTHWLEHVKLVLSGAIQVADKVSSGNSVVVHCSDGWDRTAQLTSLAMLMLDSHYRTLRGFQVLIEKEWISFGHKFASRIGHGDKNHADQDRSPIFVQFIDCVWQMTKQFPTAFEFNERLLLTILDHLYSCRFGTFLYNCESARDQHEVRSKTVSLWSLVNSRMEMYLNPFYTPESGRVLYPVASMRHLELWVTYYIRWNPRIRQQQQSPVEQRYMELLALRDEYLKKLEELQQSDSPSSRLANIPTPNTTSSSSTSSTPPHQFTELHTPL
- the mtm1 gene encoding myotubularin isoform X2, which encodes MASPVSVYNASPMVDRLSSTSRESLKMELLADVSLLPGEERIIDKDIIYICPFNRAVKGKVLITNYRLYFKSSEADVVMALDVPLGAICRVEKMGGASSRGENSYGLEITCKDMRNLRFALKQGGHSRRDIFELLFKHAFPLSHGLPLFAYMTQEKYVENGWNIYKPMDEFRRQGLPNNKWRISFINKIYEMCDTYPTVLAVPKESKDEDLRRVAAFRSRGRIPVLSWIHRDNQASIARCSQPLVGMSGKRNKDDERYLDLIREANNTAKLTIYDARPSVNAVANKATGGGYEGDEYQNAELVFLDIQNIHVMRESLKKLKDIVYPNVEESHWLSSLESTHWLEHVKLVLSGAIQVADKVSSGNSVVVHCSDGWDRTAQLTSLAMLMLDSHYRTLRGFQVLIEKEWISFGHKFASRIGHGDKNHADQDRSPIFVQFIDCVWQMTKQFPTAFEFNERLLLTILDHLYSCRFGTFLYNCESARDQHEVRSKTVSLWSLVNSRMEMYLNPFYTPESGRVLYPVASMRHLELWVTYYIRWNPRIRQQQSPVEQRYMELLALRDEYLKKLEELQQSDSPSSRLANIPTPNTTSSSSTSSTPPHQFTELHTPL